The Chthonomonas sp. genome includes a window with the following:
- a CDS encoding DegT/DnrJ/EryC1/StrS family aminotransferase: MSTEAVTKIPVLDLKPEIALIRDELMEAITSVIDNTQFIMGPNVKAFEQEVADYMGVDHAVALNSGTDALILGIHALGLKPGDEVITTPFTFFATGEAISHFHATPVFADIDPRTYNIDVSKIEALITPKTKAILPVHLYGHSVDMDPLMEIAKKHNLKVLEDCAQSFGSEYKGKKTGAIGDGGAFSFFPSKNLGAFGDGGMFITNDAAVADTVRMLRVHGARKKYYNEVVGVNSRLDEIQAAILRVKFRYIDEWNALRRRAAERYSAALAGIDGVLAPTVEEYTNHVFHQYTIRIEGGRRDAVQQRLADDGIGSFVYYPVALHKLPVYKDLPVGPLPVSDQYSTEVLSLPIWPTIEEATQQRVVDSIRRPLLG; encoded by the coding sequence ATGAGCACCGAAGCAGTTACCAAAATCCCCGTTCTCGACCTCAAGCCTGAAATCGCCCTCATCCGCGACGAGCTGATGGAGGCGATTACCTCCGTCATCGACAACACCCAGTTCATCATGGGCCCGAATGTCAAGGCGTTCGAGCAAGAAGTCGCCGATTACATGGGAGTCGATCACGCGGTCGCCCTGAACTCAGGAACCGATGCGCTGATCCTCGGAATCCATGCCTTGGGGCTGAAGCCGGGCGACGAGGTGATCACCACTCCGTTCACGTTTTTTGCCACTGGTGAAGCGATCAGCCACTTCCACGCGACTCCGGTGTTCGCAGACATCGACCCACGCACGTACAACATCGACGTCAGCAAGATCGAGGCGCTGATCACGCCCAAGACCAAGGCGATCTTGCCGGTCCACTTGTACGGCCACTCGGTCGATATGGACCCGCTGATGGAGATCGCCAAGAAGCACAACCTCAAGGTGCTCGAAGACTGCGCGCAGAGCTTTGGCAGCGAGTACAAAGGCAAGAAGACCGGCGCGATCGGCGATGGTGGCGCATTCAGCTTCTTCCCGAGCAAGAACCTTGGCGCATTCGGCGATGGCGGCATGTTCATCACCAACGATGCGGCGGTGGCCGACACCGTGCGCATGCTACGCGTCCACGGCGCTCGCAAGAAGTATTACAACGAGGTCGTAGGCGTCAACTCGCGACTCGATGAGATCCAAGCGGCGATCCTCCGCGTCAAGTTCCGCTACATCGACGAGTGGAATGCGTTGCGACGCCGAGCCGCAGAGCGATATAGTGCCGCGCTCGCAGGCATCGATGGCGTCCTCGCCCCGACGGTCGAGGAGTACACCAACCACGTCTTCCACCAGTACACGATCCGGATCGAGGGTGGCCGACGCGACGCGGTCCAGCAGCGATTGGCGGATGACGGCATCGGATCGTTCGTTTACTACCCGGTGGCACTGCACAAGCTCCCGGTGTACAAGGATCTGCCGGTGGGACCACTTCCCGTTTCCGATCAGTACAGCACCGAAGTGCTCAGTCTGCCGATCTGGCCGACCATCGAAGAAGCGACCCAGCAGCGAGTCGTCGATTCGATTCGACGGCCGCTTCTGGGCTGA
- the hisH gene encoding imidazole glycerol phosphate synthase subunit HisH, with the protein MACELTIPCTPWRRTAGSTLQCTRSISSCRTDALAAEVRKPLSGGILKPIMIAIVDYGMGNLGSIKNMLWRLGHESDITRDPDVIASASKIILPGVGAFDRAMENLANYGLIEPLNYAAREVRKPVLGICLGMQLLTEGSEEGVPTPGFGWIAGRTIKFQFEGEQLRLPHMGWNRTIPVRHHPLFEEMHDDPRFYFVHSYRVQCAREEAVIARARYGFEFDAVIGHENVMGTQFHPEKSHKFGLRLLKNFAELEVPWLAPA; encoded by the coding sequence ATGGCGTGCGAACTCACGATCCCGTGTACACCATGGAGACGTACGGCTGGGTCTACGCTTCAATGTACGCGGTCTATCTCGTCATGTCGTACCGATGCGCTTGCGGCCGAGGTGCGCAAACCGCTTAGCGGCGGTATCCTCAAACCGATCATGATCGCCATCGTGGATTATGGGATGGGCAATCTTGGCTCGATCAAGAACATGCTCTGGCGTCTTGGCCACGAGTCCGATATCACGCGCGATCCGGACGTGATCGCCAGCGCATCGAAGATCATTCTGCCGGGGGTTGGCGCATTCGATCGCGCGATGGAGAATCTCGCGAACTACGGTTTGATCGAACCGCTCAACTATGCAGCACGTGAAGTCCGCAAGCCCGTGCTCGGCATCTGCCTGGGGATGCAGCTCCTGACCGAGGGGAGCGAGGAAGGTGTCCCAACGCCTGGATTCGGTTGGATCGCGGGACGAACGATCAAGTTTCAGTTCGAAGGCGAGCAGCTGCGACTTCCGCACATGGGTTGGAACCGAACGATTCCTGTGCGCCACCACCCGCTGTTCGAAGAGATGCACGATGACCCCCGTTTCTACTTTGTGCACTCTTACCGTGTTCAGTGCGCGCGCGAGGAAGCGGTCATCGCCCGTGCTCGGTACGGCTTTGAGTTCGACGCGGTAATCGGACATGAGAACGTGATGGGGACGCAGTTCCACCCCGAGAAGAGCCACAAGTTCGGTTTGCGGCTGCTGAAAAACTTTGCCGAACTGGAGGTCCCATGGTTGGCACCCGCGTAA
- the hisF gene encoding imidazole glycerol phosphate synthase subunit HisF, producing MVGTRVIPCLLLCGTRLMKTVKFKDARYLGDPRNAVRIFNDKEVDELVLLDILATREGKAPVEELIREIVSEAFMPVAYGGGITTLAQAKRIVQLGVEKVILCSAAIRDLELVRQCSADLGAQSVVGCIDVNRNMLGKAEVWTHGGTVNTKQDPVEVAKRLEDSGVGEIIVNAIHRDGLMKGYDTALIKSISSAVTVPVVACGGAGSIEDFRSAVDAGGASAVAAGSLFVYQGKFKAVLINFPTQSELESVLQTR from the coding sequence ATGGTTGGCACCCGCGTAATCCCGTGCCTGTTGCTGTGCGGCACGCGCCTGATGAAGACGGTGAAGTTCAAGGACGCCCGGTACTTGGGCGATCCGCGCAACGCGGTGCGCATCTTCAACGATAAGGAGGTCGATGAGCTCGTCCTGCTCGATATCCTGGCCACTCGAGAGGGCAAAGCGCCGGTCGAGGAGCTCATTCGCGAGATCGTCAGTGAGGCGTTTATGCCCGTCGCATACGGCGGAGGCATCACCACCCTGGCGCAAGCGAAGCGCATCGTCCAGCTCGGGGTCGAGAAGGTTATCCTCTGTTCCGCTGCGATCCGCGACTTGGAACTCGTGCGTCAATGCAGCGCAGACCTGGGAGCGCAGAGCGTCGTGGGCTGCATCGACGTCAACCGCAACATGCTTGGCAAGGCCGAAGTGTGGACCCACGGGGGCACCGTCAATACCAAACAGGACCCCGTCGAGGTCGCCAAGCGGCTTGAGGACTCGGGGGTTGGCGAGATCATCGTCAACGCCATCCATCGCGATGGCCTCATGAAGGGTTACGATACCGCGCTGATCAAGAGCATCTCCAGCGCAGTGACCGTTCCCGTCGTCGCATGTGGAGGCGCAGGGAGCATTGAAGATTTTAGGTCCGCGGTCGATGCTGGCGGAGCTTCTGCTGTCGCGGCAGGCAGCTTGTTCGTCTATCAAGGGAAGTTCAAAGCAGTCTTGATCAACTTTCCGACCCAGTCAGAGCTTGAGTCGGTACTCCAAACGCGCTAA
- a CDS encoding N-acetyl sugar amidotransferase, with the protein MHPVRPYQICTRCIMDTSDPLIEFNSAGICNHCRGYEHQKQTMVWDEETRETRLQALVGAIRNSGKKHEFDCLIGVSGGVDSTYVAYQVKKLGLRPLAVHMDNGWNSELAVSNIKKTLDTLEIPLDTEVLDWEEFKDLQLAFLKASTPDSEIPTDHAITAVLMQRARQHGIKYVIMGSNVSSEAIMPSSWSNGIRDWKYIKSVHARFGTVPLRSFPRFTLLQFIFSRTVYGLRWVNILDSIDYDKARAMKVIEDELGWVYYGGKHYESIYTRFFQSYILPRKFGYDKRRAHLSTLVMSGTITREGALKAMEEPICEEGLLRQDKQYVIKKLGLTEAEFEELMARAPRTIADYPAYENTLLLRVLRACYRLPRTLKAALSKASPGGAA; encoded by the coding sequence ATGCACCCGGTTCGCCCCTACCAAATCTGCACGCGCTGCATCATGGATACGTCCGATCCATTGATTGAGTTTAACAGCGCCGGGATTTGCAACCACTGCCGAGGCTACGAGCATCAAAAGCAAACCATGGTGTGGGACGAAGAGACACGCGAGACGCGGCTTCAGGCCCTCGTGGGCGCGATTCGCAACTCCGGTAAGAAGCACGAGTTTGACTGTCTGATCGGCGTGAGCGGAGGCGTGGACAGCACCTACGTGGCCTACCAGGTGAAGAAGCTGGGGCTCCGACCCCTGGCCGTGCACATGGACAACGGCTGGAACTCCGAGCTCGCGGTCAGCAACATCAAGAAGACGCTCGACACCCTAGAAATCCCCCTCGACACCGAAGTCTTGGATTGGGAAGAGTTCAAAGACTTGCAGTTGGCCTTCCTGAAGGCGAGCACGCCGGACTCTGAAATCCCTACCGATCATGCGATCACCGCGGTGCTCATGCAGCGGGCGCGGCAACACGGCATCAAGTACGTGATCATGGGCTCGAACGTGAGCAGCGAAGCGATCATGCCGTCCAGCTGGTCCAACGGCATCCGCGATTGGAAGTATATCAAGTCGGTTCACGCCCGTTTCGGCACCGTTCCCTTGCGCTCCTTCCCACGCTTCACTTTGCTACAGTTCATCTTCTCCCGGACCGTCTACGGTCTCCGCTGGGTCAACATCCTGGACTCCATCGACTACGACAAGGCCCGCGCCATGAAGGTCATTGAGGATGAACTTGGTTGGGTCTACTACGGTGGGAAGCACTACGAGTCGATCTATACACGCTTCTTCCAGTCTTACATCCTGCCGCGCAAGTTCGGTTACGATAAGCGCCGCGCCCACCTGAGCACCCTCGTCATGTCGGGGACCATCACCCGCGAGGGCGCACTCAAGGCGATGGAAGAGCCGATCTGCGAAGAAGGCCTTTTGCGACAGGACAAGCAGTACGTTATCAAGAAACTCGGCCTTACTGAAGCAGAGTTTGAAGAGTTGATGGCGCGCGCGCCGCGGACCATCGCCGACTATCCGGCGTACGAAAACACATTGCTGCTGCGCGTGCTGCGGGCGTGCTACCGTCTTCCACGAACGCTGAAAGCGGCCTTGTCCAAGGCGAGCCCCGGGGGCGCGGCGTAG
- a CDS encoding glycosyltransferase family 4 protein, with the protein MPKRVVQLCSAHPSTDARVFQRTAVPLREAGYEVHLIATDPAAQAYDHHGVTIHPIPHIDSSMARIKRRDMVANMAMALNPDVIHLHEPELLGATLARAGKTPVIYDVHELFFEVLRDRDWVPKPLRPVASTLWRLREQMLLRKCAGLIVVTDQVAEPYQKLRPDLVILPNYADLRGPLSLPKVERSGRDCIFNGTLDLNRGILQLIDAFGILRDRGVEARLLIAGKADQATAELMRARVCDLGLEEVVTLQGPYHPAEGQAMANAASIGVVPHLPSAGNNNAAWPVKLFEYLALGLPLVVSDLPPHHHLLDGHDVALFCDPRQHESIADQIQHLIEHPDEARAMGDRSRALAQSHYDWNLVRPRLLDIYNRILTRNG; encoded by the coding sequence GTGCCTAAGCGCGTCGTCCAGCTCTGCTCGGCCCACCCATCCACCGACGCCCGAGTCTTCCAACGTACAGCGGTTCCTCTTCGAGAGGCTGGCTACGAGGTGCACCTGATCGCGACCGATCCTGCCGCGCAAGCGTACGATCACCACGGCGTCACCATCCATCCGATCCCGCACATCGACAGTTCGATGGCCCGCATCAAGCGACGTGACATGGTCGCAAACATGGCGATGGCGTTGAACCCCGACGTCATTCACTTACATGAACCGGAGCTCCTGGGGGCAACGCTCGCACGCGCTGGCAAGACCCCGGTGATCTACGACGTACACGAACTGTTTTTCGAGGTCCTCCGTGACCGAGATTGGGTGCCGAAGCCGCTGCGCCCGGTGGCGAGCACCCTCTGGCGACTACGCGAACAGATGCTCCTCCGGAAATGCGCGGGGCTCATCGTGGTGACCGATCAGGTCGCCGAGCCATACCAAAAGCTACGCCCGGATCTGGTGATCCTGCCGAACTACGCGGACCTACGCGGACCGCTCAGTTTGCCAAAGGTCGAGCGAAGTGGACGCGACTGCATTTTCAACGGCACCCTGGATTTGAACCGGGGCATCCTCCAGCTCATTGACGCGTTCGGGATTCTGCGCGATCGCGGCGTCGAGGCACGGCTGCTGATCGCGGGCAAAGCCGACCAGGCGACGGCCGAACTCATGCGCGCTCGGGTATGCGACTTGGGCCTGGAAGAAGTCGTCACGCTCCAAGGGCCGTACCACCCCGCTGAGGGTCAAGCGATGGCCAATGCCGCCAGCATCGGCGTGGTACCGCACCTGCCTTCGGCGGGCAATAACAACGCAGCGTGGCCGGTGAAACTATTTGAGTACCTGGCCTTGGGCTTGCCACTGGTCGTCAGCGACCTTCCTCCCCACCACCACTTGCTGGACGGCCACGACGTCGCGCTCTTCTGCGACCCAAGGCAACATGAGTCGATCGCCGACCAGATCCAGCACCTTATCGAGCACCCAGACGAGGCCCGCGCGATGGGCGACCGCAGCCGCGCCTTGGCGCAGTCCCACTACGATTGGAACTTGGTTCGACCAAGGTTGCTTGATATATACAACCGAATTCTCACTCGCAACGGGTAA
- a CDS encoding S9 family peptidase — translation MPKNPVAISDILKYKLVSDPQFSPDGSSILFTLKHTSEKFKGVTNLWTVDLKGNQRAWTHGEGGAGHGRWSPDGSSIAFISGREKPAPQIFLLPTDGGEARPLTQLEEGSLAGFKWSPDGQSIAFLFRPTHPDRTEKARKAREESGASTPPWEIDDLWYRLDGDGYFGGQRHALYIVDVATGQTTKLYDRSPSGHMEFDWAPDSARLVVSHPVDPNFLAQRTNDQLFLVNLEGDWYQLPGIPASSKGTLAWSPDGEHIAYLSSPNDETDWGTSNRRLYLVSAEGGAPRCLTESDDYCLSVMTLSDTRDAVSDGLVKWSPDSKSIYVCVGWHGETQLGRVDVAKGGVKLVTKGQHCLGLSSLSTDGKSFAATRSTATTISDIVVIGTEKGDYQTLTAVNKEYLDSTHIVEPTEIWLDGEDGVKVHAWVMHPPTRKASKKGPAILQIHGGPHTQYGWAFFHEFQVLAAQGYTVVYSNPRGSKGYGQAFCEAIKGNWGDRDWADIQTVTRAMQYMPQVHSGQMGVMGGSYGGYMTNWAVGHTHDFKAAITDRCVSNIVSMSGNSDFPFNGDEYFGGCSYGSHERIRGLWQQSPIAYFEGVKTPMLIIHSEGDLRCNVEQGEQVFAALRLQNVEARFVRYPSNTSHGLSRSGPADLRMHRLNEIVRWWERHLKAKK, via the coding sequence ATGCCTAAGAACCCGGTCGCCATCAGCGACATCCTCAAGTACAAACTCGTCAGCGATCCACAGTTTTCGCCCGACGGGTCCTCCATTTTGTTCACCCTCAAGCACACCTCTGAGAAATTCAAAGGTGTCACCAACCTCTGGACGGTCGACCTCAAAGGCAATCAGCGCGCGTGGACTCACGGCGAAGGCGGCGCGGGACACGGCAGATGGTCTCCCGATGGTAGCTCCATCGCCTTCATCTCGGGCCGAGAGAAGCCCGCACCCCAAATTTTCCTTCTTCCCACCGACGGTGGAGAGGCGCGACCGCTTACCCAGCTCGAAGAGGGATCGCTTGCGGGATTCAAGTGGTCTCCGGATGGTCAGTCGATCGCATTCCTCTTCCGGCCCACACACCCGGACCGCACCGAGAAGGCACGCAAGGCACGCGAAGAGAGCGGAGCCAGCACTCCGCCCTGGGAGATTGACGACCTTTGGTACCGGCTGGATGGGGACGGCTACTTTGGCGGTCAACGTCACGCGCTGTACATCGTCGACGTCGCGACGGGCCAAACCACAAAGCTCTACGACCGATCTCCCTCGGGTCACATGGAGTTCGATTGGGCTCCCGATAGCGCGAGGCTGGTGGTGTCGCACCCAGTTGATCCGAACTTCCTGGCGCAGAGGACGAACGATCAACTCTTCTTGGTGAACCTTGAAGGCGACTGGTACCAACTCCCAGGCATACCCGCGTCGTCGAAAGGCACGCTGGCCTGGTCACCCGACGGCGAGCACATTGCGTATCTTTCCAGCCCGAATGACGAGACCGACTGGGGAACCAGCAACCGCAGGCTGTACCTGGTCTCGGCGGAAGGTGGTGCCCCCCGTTGCCTGACCGAGAGCGACGACTACTGTCTGAGCGTAATGACCCTCAGCGACACGCGCGATGCCGTCAGCGACGGGCTGGTGAAGTGGTCACCGGACTCGAAGTCGATCTACGTCTGTGTGGGTTGGCATGGAGAGACCCAACTAGGCCGAGTCGACGTCGCGAAGGGCGGCGTGAAGCTCGTTACCAAGGGCCAGCACTGCCTCGGGCTCAGTAGCCTCAGCACCGACGGCAAGAGCTTCGCCGCGACGCGATCAACCGCGACGACAATCTCCGACATCGTCGTGATTGGAACCGAGAAGGGGGATTATCAGACCCTCACCGCGGTGAACAAGGAGTATCTGGACTCCACTCACATCGTCGAGCCTACCGAGATATGGCTCGATGGCGAGGATGGCGTCAAGGTCCACGCTTGGGTCATGCACCCGCCCACCCGCAAGGCTTCCAAGAAGGGTCCAGCGATCCTGCAGATTCATGGCGGGCCCCACACTCAGTACGGCTGGGCGTTCTTCCATGAGTTCCAGGTGCTGGCCGCACAAGGCTACACGGTGGTGTACTCAAACCCACGCGGAAGCAAGGGTTACGGCCAAGCATTCTGCGAGGCTATCAAGGGGAACTGGGGAGATCGCGACTGGGCCGACATCCAAACCGTTACCCGCGCGATGCAGTACATGCCGCAAGTGCATTCGGGCCAGATGGGTGTCATGGGCGGCAGCTACGGCGGTTACATGACGAACTGGGCTGTCGGACACACCCACGACTTCAAGGCGGCGATCACCGACCGATGCGTGAGCAACATCGTCTCGATGTCCGGGAATAGCGACTTCCCGTTCAATGGCGACGAATACTTTGGTGGCTGCAGCTACGGCTCGCACGAACGGATTCGCGGTCTGTGGCAACAGTCCCCGATTGCCTACTTCGAAGGCGTCAAGACGCCGATGCTGATCATCCACAGCGAGGGCGACTTGCGATGCAACGTCGAGCAAGGCGAACAAGTCTTCGCGGCCCTGCGACTGCAGAACGTGGAAGCGCGCTTCGTCCGCTATCCTTCGAATACAAGCCACGGGCTCTCGCGCAGCGGCCCCGCCGACTTGCGGATGCACCGCCTGAACGAAATCGTGCGGTGGTGGGAACGACACCTGAAGGCAAAGAAATAG
- a CDS encoding KH domain-containing protein: MQSIELTVKSVEEAKKTAAEKLGVSADQIVVTVLEETKGLFGKASLKVRAEAGSDEPKAEKKPRGRAPKAEKAAEPAAEVEVEAPAPKAKPAPRAAKPAAKAAKPAKAEKPQAVESDADGDDTEVEVVATEADGEALCDLINQILELSGLEASVQPLSLNGRYVNIEIDGKDVAYLVGKHGEVLNNLQYLVNVIAGKQLGNGVRATLDGNNYRARREEALANLAATIAEQVLERKEEAVLDALPAFERRLVHRALVEMEGITTYSEGEEPNRRVVIAPAE, translated from the coding sequence ATGCAATCGATTGAACTGACCGTGAAGAGTGTTGAAGAGGCGAAGAAGACGGCTGCCGAGAAGCTGGGAGTCAGCGCCGACCAGATCGTGGTGACCGTGCTCGAAGAGACCAAGGGTCTTTTTGGCAAGGCCTCGCTGAAGGTTCGCGCCGAAGCCGGTTCGGACGAGCCGAAAGCCGAGAAGAAGCCGCGCGGTCGTGCGCCCAAGGCCGAGAAGGCCGCTGAGCCCGCCGCCGAAGTCGAGGTAGAAGCACCCGCACCTAAGGCAAAGCCCGCCCCCAGGGCCGCAAAGCCCGCAGCAAAGGCCGCTAAGCCTGCGAAGGCCGAGAAGCCCCAGGCCGTTGAGTCGGATGCCGATGGTGACGACACTGAAGTCGAAGTTGTGGCGACCGAAGCCGACGGTGAGGCGCTTTGCGACCTCATCAACCAGATTCTCGAGCTTTCTGGCCTCGAAGCAAGCGTACAGCCGCTTAGCCTGAACGGTCGCTACGTGAACATCGAGATCGATGGCAAGGACGTGGCCTACCTCGTTGGCAAGCACGGCGAGGTCCTGAACAATCTCCAGTATCTCGTCAACGTCATCGCTGGCAAGCAACTGGGCAACGGCGTCCGCGCCACCCTCGACGGCAACAACTACCGCGCCCGACGCGAAGAGGCATTGGCCAATCTTGCCGCGACCATCGCCGAGCAGGTTCTGGAGCGCAAAGAAGAGGCCGTCCTCGACGCGCTTCCCGCCTTCGAGCGACGCCTCGTCCACCGAGCGTTGGTGGAGATGGAAGGGATCACGACCTACAGCGAAGGCGAAGAGCCGAACCGCCGCGTCGTCATCGCACCGGCTGAATAA
- a CDS encoding membrane protein insertase YidC: MKPAAPTKQSFIQTLLIFSVVFLGMQLMCNPGNRGAGVAGLTSQELLAKMRTASTELRANDVQSLSSTYQSQVDAELKAGKIKPADAELARVTGAVIVADTYLRRAQANNNQNDSMQAFNTLTGWERKHKKNAAWSTQFALAPKKDQPQVMGSGATVYEAIKVDLDARYRKDKVWGLVQGYGFIDGLVALTGRVSGFSYAFAAFILAVIVRAIVWPLAQRQLIFGRRMTQLQPLMKELEETFKKKDPSGAFKNTPEYQQKVMGLYKEYGINPLAGCLPALLQMPLFLFVYQCMMHYRFSFENGTFLWVNAGMHDATNGFIARSLGETDSILIVLYGISMIATTLLAPVSDPNNAQQQRRIGLVLAVVWTVMMFFFPLPSAFVLYWIFTNVLSSAQSLIAYRIPLPPLQKLNAPGGGVFPTPTHDGNGVTTNGLFGKTGGPKAQKPKGKKA; the protein is encoded by the coding sequence ATGAAACCCGCTGCGCCCACCAAACAATCCTTCATCCAAACCTTGCTGATCTTCAGCGTGGTGTTCCTCGGGATGCAACTCATGTGCAATCCTGGCAACCGAGGCGCGGGCGTCGCGGGTCTGACCAGTCAAGAATTGCTCGCAAAGATGCGCACCGCAAGCACTGAACTGCGGGCGAATGACGTGCAGAGCCTCTCGAGCACGTACCAGTCGCAGGTTGACGCCGAACTCAAAGCGGGCAAAATCAAGCCCGCCGATGCGGAACTCGCCCGCGTCACTGGCGCGGTCATCGTGGCGGACACCTACCTTCGAAGGGCGCAGGCAAACAACAACCAAAACGATTCCATGCAGGCGTTCAACACGCTCACCGGCTGGGAGCGCAAGCACAAGAAGAACGCAGCCTGGAGCACCCAGTTTGCGCTCGCGCCCAAGAAAGACCAGCCACAGGTCATGGGCAGCGGAGCCACGGTTTACGAGGCAATCAAAGTCGACCTTGATGCTCGGTACCGCAAGGACAAGGTCTGGGGCTTGGTCCAGGGCTACGGGTTTATCGATGGTCTCGTCGCTCTTACGGGCCGCGTATCCGGCTTCAGCTACGCGTTTGCGGCATTCATCCTTGCCGTGATCGTTCGCGCCATCGTCTGGCCGCTCGCGCAGCGGCAGTTGATCTTCGGACGCAGGATGACCCAGCTTCAGCCGCTCATGAAGGAGCTGGAGGAGACCTTCAAGAAGAAGGACCCTTCGGGCGCTTTCAAGAACACTCCGGAGTACCAGCAGAAGGTGATGGGGCTGTACAAGGAGTACGGCATCAACCCGCTCGCCGGGTGTCTTCCCGCGCTTCTGCAGATGCCGCTGTTCTTGTTCGTGTACCAGTGCATGATGCACTACCGATTCTCGTTCGAGAACGGCACCTTTTTGTGGGTCAACGCAGGGATGCACGACGCGACGAACGGCTTCATTGCCCGCAGTCTTGGCGAGACTGACAGCATCCTGATCGTGCTGTACGGCATCTCGATGATTGCCACCACCTTGCTCGCCCCCGTCAGCGACCCCAACAACGCCCAGCAGCAGCGCCGCATCGGCCTCGTTCTGGCCGTGGTTTGGACGGTCATGATGTTCTTCTTCCCGCTACCGAGCGCTTTCGTTCTGTACTGGATCTTTACGAACGTCCTCTCGTCCGCCCAGTCGCTCATCGCCTACCGCATCCCTCTGCCGCCGCTGCAAAAGTTGAACGCGCCGGGCGGCGGTGTCTTCCCCACACCGACCCATGACGGAAACGGTGTGACGACGAATGGTCTGTTTGGTAAGACCGGTGGGCCAAAGGCCCAAAAGCCAAAGGGCAAGAAAGCCTAG
- the yidD gene encoding membrane protein insertion efficiency factor YidD: MGRRLGEWLIRLYQRSTRWMPATCRYTPSCSEYTRQAIVEYGLLLGSWIGLKRILRCHPFHPGGHDPIPPRKQIQK, from the coding sequence ATGGGAAGGCGACTCGGCGAATGGTTGATTCGGCTGTATCAGCGGTCAACGCGTTGGATGCCAGCGACGTGCCGCTACACACCGAGTTGTTCCGAGTACACGCGCCAAGCCATCGTCGAATACGGGCTCTTGCTGGGATCATGGATCGGACTGAAGCGTATCTTAAGATGCCATCCCTTCCATCCCGGCGGACACGACCCGATTCCACCACGTAAACAGATTCAAAAATGA
- a CDS encoding ribonuclease P protein component, protein MVFREGKRERSPSFRLMSLPGSGLVGIATSKSIGCHARRNRIKRRAREVARACNLHRYTQFDWVVSVGGDSLRVPLKTLCSEISAMSEKLTSRWEGDSANG, encoded by the coding sequence ATGGTTTTCCGGGAGGGCAAGCGCGAAAGATCTCCCTCTTTCCGACTCATGTCTTTGCCTGGAAGTGGCCTCGTTGGGATCGCAACGAGCAAATCAATCGGATGCCATGCCCGGAGAAATCGCATCAAGCGCCGCGCTCGTGAAGTGGCCCGTGCTTGCAACCTGCACCGATACACGCAATTTGACTGGGTCGTGTCGGTGGGTGGCGATTCGCTCCGAGTGCCCTTGAAGACGCTTTGCAGTGAAATCTCCGCGATGTCAGAAAAGCTCACGTCACGATGGGAAGGCGACTCGGCGAATGGTTGA
- the rpmH gene encoding 50S ribosomal protein L34, which yields MKRTYQPNNRHKHKTHGFLVRMRTQDGQNTLKRRRTKGRHRLAARTTR from the coding sequence ATGAAGCGCACTTACCAACCGAACAATCGCCACAAGCACAAGACGCACGGATTTCTTGTCCGAATGCGCACGCAAGATGGCCAGAACACGCTCAAGCGACGCCGCACGAAAGGCCGCCATCGACTTGCGGCGCGGACCACTCGATAA